CTTAGAGACACATCTCTTAGAAACTCAACCGCATAAAAAACACCCTCAAAATCCTCACCCGGTATGTTTAGCTTCCTGCTTAGTTGCGCTCCGATTGCTATGAATATGGCTTTGTACCCTTCTTTTCGTAGAGTGTCAAGCTTTAGGTCCTTGCCGAATTCTACACCTGTCTTGATCTCCATACCCAAGTCTCGGATGTAGGCTATTTCATTTGCCACAACGTATTTTTGTAGACGATGGTCTGGTATGCCGTATCTCATCATGCCACCAGCTTCAGGCATGCGCTCAAAAACCATGACTGGATACCCAAGTTTTGCGAGTTCGTATGCAGCACTCATCCCTGCTGGTCCTGCGCCAATTATCGCCACTTTTTCGCTGTGCGTTTTGGGTATGGGTTCTGGTTTAATTCGCCCTTGCTCACGTTCAATGTCCGCGGCAAGCCTTTTCAAGTAACGAATGCCTACAGGTTTGTCGACGTTTTTTCTTGTACATGCATCTTGACAAGGACTGAAACAGACTCTGCCGCAAATTGCTGGAAAGGGCATACTCTTTCTTATAAGTTCTACCGATTCGTTGAACTTGCCTTGTTGAATTAAGGCAACATATCCTTGAACGTTTACATCAGCCGGGCATGCGGCACGACATGGCGGTAGCCTCCGTTTGTCTTTAAAATCGCAACTAGAGGCCACCATCGTTTTGTACACCTACATTTTTACGTGTGTATGTTGATTTGATGCCCTTGGTTTTGCGCGTGCGAAGTGGCGTAGTTTGATCACCCACGTTTTGTATTGATGTGGTCCCATTAAATCTCTTAACTCTTCTTCCAATGTGATTAAGTTGTAAGTTTTGATTTCTGCTATCCATCCTGCTCCATATGGATCCTCATTGATTGTAGAAGGCTTATCCTTTAGGGCATCGTTGATTTTGATGATTTTGCCACTAACAGGGGGATAGAGTTCGAGCCTAAACATCCATGTTTCAACGACCCCGAAGGGTTTTTCTCTGCTTGCTTCGTATCCGACTGGCTCAGTGTGTATGTTAGTTATTCCTTTTAGGCGTGTTTGGGCGTAGTCAGATAAACCTACTCGTATGTTTCCTTCCGGTGTCACCATTGTCCACATGTGATTGGGGCTGCAAAGCAGGCGTTCGTGGATGATGGGGTAGTCAACATGTTTCTCGGCGGTCTTTTCGTGGTTTTGTTTTAGTTCATTGAGGCGTAGCTGGATGGCTTCAGAAACAAATTCAGAGAGACTTCGATATCGACTTGTTTTAAGCATCCCCTCAACTGCTGTCAAGAGTTCTTGTTTGACGCGTATGGTTTTCCATCTTGTCATATGTTTTTCTCCTAGCCTTTTTTTAGAAGGACGTTTCACTTATTGGAGTTGGCCTTCAAGTTGTGCGCGGGGTCTGGCGACTAGTTTTTGGTATTTTTGTAAACTTAGGAGTCCGTTCATCCATGAACTGACTTCTGCGTCTTCGGGTTGAATCTTTACTATCCATAGAGATGGGTTTGCGTTTAGCATGAATGGGTTTTCAATGACTTTTTTGTTAATTGAGATTATCTTTCCGTTTAATGGGGAGTACAAGTCAAATGTGAACCACCAAGATTCTGCCACGCCGAAGGGTTCATTTTTGGAAACTTTCTCTCCAACTATGTCGGTTCGGATGTTAACTATTTCTTTTAGCTGTGCCTGAAAGTAATCAGTTATTCCGAGTTCGACGTTTCCTTGGGGAGCCATCTGTGCCCAGATGTGTTTTTGCGTGTAGAGTAATTGTGGCTGAGATTGAAGGGGTCTAATAATTCTGTCTCGTTCTAGATACTCTGATACTCTTTGTTTGGCTAGACTTTGTAGTCGATGTTGAATTGCGTCTGAAACGAATTGGGAGAGTCCTTTGTAGTCGCTTTTCTTAACTTCTTTCTCGACTTCTTCAACTAGCTCTTGCTTAACTCTTACCGCTTTCCATTTTGCCATATTTACTTTCCTCCTTCGCTTTTGATCATATGTATAAGCTCTCGGTAATAAATACGTAATGTTTATATTGTAGATCATAGTATTTACTATAAATACCGAGGATGAATCACATGGACGCTAGAAAACTACAAAAGGTCGGCTACTCAACACTATCAGTCTCGCTACCCAGTAGCTGGGTGAAGAAAAACAGCCTAAAACGTGGAGATAACGTATTCTTAATGCCAGAAAAGGACGGCTCTCTTAAATTATTTCCAAGCGAACTTGTTAAATCAAGAGAGGAAGTCGAAGAGTACATCTGCAACGCTGATTTATGTGATGACCCAAAAATGTTGGAACGAGTAATCGTTGGCAGCTACATTCTCGGCCGCGAAGTTTTCTCAATAATATCTTCAGAAAGGATGCGATCTGAACACATTCAAGAGATCAGGGGGATAATGCACAAGCTAATCGGACTAGGAATCGTAGAAGAAACTCCAGATCGCATTACGCTTCAATGTTCTGTTGATCCAAGAAAATTCCATGTGGATATGCTGTTGCGAAGACTTTCGATAATTTCATTGACTATCGTGAAGGAAGCAATACAGGCACTTGTAGACTCTGATGAATCATTGGCAAGAGATGCCATAAGTCGAGAGGATGAAGCGGATATGATGCACTTGCTTGCGATGCGATTGTTGATTTCTGCACAAAGAAGAAGAGAAGTAGCTGAAGAAATAGGATTAATAGACCCTTTACACATCCTATACTTTGGACTGATGCTGAAATATCTTGAGTTAATCGCCGATTATGCCGAAGAAATAGCACGCAGGGTCATTGAACTACTACAAAAATACAAAGATCGATTACCCAAATGGGTGATTGAAAGACTAAGCAACTTAAATGACTTAGCCCACGATTTGGTCTTGAAATCTGTAGACGCTTTCTTTATAGGCGACATCAAGATTGCAAACAGCCTTTTAGAAATACTGACGTTTATTGAGCTTGAAAGAGACAAGTTGATTCGAGAGATTCCTGAACTGCCGCATTTGAGGTCTATACTTTGGGACATCAACAGAATAGCGGATAACGGTGCAGGCATTGCCTTAATAGCCATAAACAATACTCTCGAAAAAAAGACTAAGATATGTTCGAAACGCTGGTCAATAAGCTCCAAATAGGAAAAATGTGAAAAGAAACCCAGTAGGGGAACAAGCCTTTTGGGTATCCTTTTGTTTCGAAATGAACGCTGTTTTTAATGTGTCTTCTATTCAATCACCAGTTTTCAATCATTTCTTGTTTTGTCATTCAGTGCGTGCACACGAAATTCTACGAATTTTGCCAACACAACGCATATATTGTTCTATCATTAAGAGCATCTGAAAACAAAGTGTTGCAGAATGACTAGAAATTTACCAGAGGAAAGTTATCGTTTAGAAGGAATTGCCTTCGGACTGGCAGACGGTTTAATCATGTGCCTAGGTTTGATAATAGGGGTTGCTGAGGCTACTTCTCAAACGCATTTGGTGATAATTACGGGAATTATCGGAGGCTTTTCCAACGCATTTGGAAATTCTATAGGATTCTTCATGTCTCAATCGGCGGAAAGGGCTTTACAAATTCGTGAAACAACAGA
This is a stretch of genomic DNA from Candidatus Bathyarchaeota archaeon. It encodes these proteins:
- a CDS encoding phosphate uptake regulator PhoU, with protein sequence MDARKLQKVGYSTLSVSLPSSWVKKNSLKRGDNVFLMPEKDGSLKLFPSELVKSREEVEEYICNADLCDDPKMLERVIVGSYILGREVFSIISSERMRSEHIQEIRGIMHKLIGLGIVEETPDRITLQCSVDPRKFHVDMLLRRLSIISLTIVKEAIQALVDSDESLARDAISREDEADMMHLLAMRLLISAQRRREVAEEIGLIDPLHILYFGLMLKYLELIADYAEEIARRVIELLQKYKDRLPKWVIERLSNLNDLAHDLVLKSVDAFFIGDIKIANSLLEILTFIELERDKLIREIPELPHLRSILWDINRIADNGAGIALIAINNTLEKKTKICSKRWSISSK
- a CDS encoding glycine cleavage system protein H, which encodes MWTMVTPEGNIRVGLSDYAQTRLKGITNIHTEPVGYEASREKPFGVVETWMFRLELYPPVSGKIIKINDALKDKPSTINEDPYGAGWIAEIKTYNLITLEEELRDLMGPHQYKTWVIKLRHFARAKPRASNQHTHVKM